One window from the genome of Oryza glaberrima chromosome 3, OglaRS2, whole genome shotgun sequence encodes:
- the LOC127766540 gene encoding GDSL esterase/lipase At1g20120-like, with translation MTMKMKQQMMNKLGLLVVAVAVAMAPAGSFASSSGRGAPMVPAVIVFGDSIVDPGNNNNLKTQIKANHAPYGMDFANSEPTGRYSNGLIPTDFIVQGLNVKQLMPPYLGVELSPEDLKTGVSFASGATGYDPLTPVIVSVITLDQQIEYFHEYRKRLVGVVGEEETARIIDGALFVVCAGTDDIANTYFTTPFRSVEYDIPSYVDLLVSGAAKLLDQVAALGARRIGFVGLPPIGCVPSQRTLGGGPHRRCEEKRNYAAKLFNSRMEEVIAAKTNPATTRMVYVDIYTILQELVENGDKYGFTETTRGCCGTGTIEVTGLCDARFVDICDNVSNHVFFDSYHPTQRAYKIIVDYIFDNYLQFLLA, from the exons ATGACGATGAAGATGAAGCAGCAGATGATGAACAAGCTCGGCCTCCttgtggtggcggtggcggtggcgatggcgccTGCAGGGAGCTttgcgtcgtcgtcggggagggGGGCTCCGATGGTGCCGGCGGTGATCGTGTTCGGCGACTCGATCGTGGATCCAGGGAACAACAACAACCTAAAGACGCAGATAAAGGCGAACCATGCCCCCTACGGCATGGACTTCGCCAACAGTGAACCCACCGGCCGCTACTCCAACGGCCTCATTCCCACCGACTTCATCG TCCAGGGGCTTAACGTGAAGCAGCTGATGCCTCCATACCTGGGCGTGGAGCTGAGCCCGGAGGATCTCAAGACGGGGGTGAGCTTCGCGTCAGGCGCGACGGGGTACGACCCGCTGACGCCGGTGATCGTGAGCGTGATAACCCTGGACCAGCAGATCGAATACTTCCACGAGTACAGGAAGCGGCTGGTGGGGGttgtgggggaggaggagacggcgaggaTCATCGACGGCGCGCTCTTCGTGGTGTGCGCCGGCACCGACGACATCGCCAACACCTACTTCACCACGCCCTTCCGGAGCGTGGAGTACGACATCCCCTCCTACGTGGACCTGCTCGTCTCCGGGGCCGCCAAGCTGCTGGACCAGGTGGCGGCGCTCGGGGCACGCCGGATCGGCTTCGTGGGACTGCCCCCCATCGGCTGCGTCCCCTCCCAGAGGACGCTCGGCGGGGGCCCTCACCGCCGCTGCGAGGAGAAGCGCAACTACGCCGCCAAGCTGTTCAACTCCCGGATGGAGGAGGTGATCGCCGCCAAGACCAATCCGGCCACCACCAGGATGGTGTACGTCGACATCTACACCATCCTGCAGGAGCTGGTCGAGAACGGGGACAAGTACGGCTTCACGGAGACCACGCGCGGCTGCTGCGGCACCGGCACCATCGAGGTCACCGGACTCTGCGACGCCCGCTTCGTCGACATCTGCGACAACGTCTCCAACCACGTCTTCTTCGACAGCTACCACCCTACGCAGCGCGCCTACAAAATCATCGTCGACTACATCTTCGACAACTATCTCCAGTTCCTCCTCGCCTAG